Genomic window (Vitis riparia cultivar Riparia Gloire de Montpellier isolate 1030 chromosome 4, EGFV_Vit.rip_1.0, whole genome shotgun sequence):
cacataattaaaaaaataaagataatttttatagtagaaattattacaaatattttatatattataaagatcatatgaagtttaaaaaaaaaatataattgaaataaaaaatattttagaaaataaataaattatctgGTGTGAAGGCAACATACTTGAAAATAGTGGAAActttatttccaattttttttatttgatgattaGTGTCTTGTTCATTTCCTAGGAGCAAGACTATGGTACCTTTGGTTTATTGGTTTACGGTGTCACCTCTCTTCAAGTCTTGTTCTCTTGTTCATCTTTTGAACTCTCTTctcttcaaaattttggaaTAAACTCTATTTATAAGGATTGAAAACATAGTATGTAGATAGTTTTCTAATTCTTTAGAAATATTATCctttaattcaaatttgtaGAGATTTGAAAAGACCAAATTTAACAAGCTtaacattttaatatattattcttgaattctcttatttttaaaattttggaatgaGTTCTATTTATAAGGACTCCATGTTATAGTTTTctaattcattaaaaatatcGTCCCTTACTTAAAACTAATCATTATTGAGATTTGAAAATGTCGTATTTGATTGTCTTtaccttttaaaatattattttttaattaaaaataatatttgaagagGTCTAAAAGactatatttaatattcatattaccTTTTCAATTACCCaacttaccatttttttatttattttaataaatatattttaatatcaaaatatatattttctctatttaaatgaaaaacaagtCATGTTTCCTTTTTATAGGATTTATGCCACTGTCATATGCGTTGAATTGGCCAAACATGGAAATGTCCATTTCATAATGCATATCAAATTACCTCCTAGTAACCTACTACACTCTTCTTGTGACGAAAACAAAGTGGTTGGGTCCAATCGGGTGAGGTGTGAGGTGTGTGCCTCTGTTTTTTAAATGGCAAGGACTAAGGAGGGAGGGAGTTCGAATTAATGACCTTGCCGCCTAAGGTGGCTCCATGGGGCATCAAAGGGCTGCCACCGTGAAATAAAGTCTTCGTGGTGGTTGGGTCTGAATTGAAAAGTCAAAGAAAGCCCAACCATATCTTAAGTCTGTTTTGAATTGAACGCCTTCAAAAACAACATACTCATCACAACAGTTCTTCCCATCCGGAACCCACACCTACCCTCTTCCATAAATCTCTCTTGTATGCAAGTTCAGGCAATCCTGCTGCTGGTTTTTCCGGGCAAGCCATGATTAGAGCTCTAAGTACACGGAGAAGCCACCGCGGGTATGACCAGTTAGGCAAGGAGCAGCCTCTCATGGGCGCAGAGGAGGCGCAGCTGAAGAGGGTCAAAAGCCTGCCAGCTGGAGTGTTCGGTTCATCCAAAAAATTAGCCCCGGAGTCCACCTCCCAACCCAACCCCCCGTCGAAGCAAACAAAGAAGGCCAGCAAGAGTCACCCT
Coding sequences:
- the LOC117913089 gene encoding uncharacterized protein LOC117913089, producing the protein MIRALSTRRSHRGYDQLGKEQPLMGAEEAQLKRVKSLPAGVFGSSKKLAPESTSQPNPPSKQTKKASKSHPLFGLFYGRRKGKTTAKPEFSRYIEYVREGGVWDTNSNTPVIHFK